From Burkholderia sp. WP9, a single genomic window includes:
- a CDS encoding response regulator, whose product MSHRVEEIALNEPDRFLSDALPADLAAPSFLAGGGELGALIRAYDWTQTALGAPDTWPQGLKIAIRIMLTSRQPIWIGWGDELIYFYNDPYKSIIGGKHPVALGQPTKVVWREIWTDIEPLLNTALAGAEGIFVEQKLLIMERNGFPEETYYTFSYSPIPGDDGEPGGIICANSDGTAQVVGERQLALLKELAAVSPDGRDWREACKLSARALQSNLQDLPFALLYAAEPGGDTATLVGSSGIEPDHPAAARTIKLDGDSLWPVGDVMEIQAPQLVRDLTQRFGTEMPRGPWHLAPQQAVVLPVSPGGEATQAVVLIAGLNPCRLFDDAYRSFLNLSAGQIGAAIGYARAYEEERRRAEALAEIDRAKTTFFSNISHEFRTPLTLMLGPLEELLAKPQLAASGDNARMGSDIEDRALIEITHRNGLRLLKLVNALLDFSRIEAGRMQSHPQPTDIASFTAELASLFQSAIETAGLRLEVEIPAAPVVVQLDREMWEKVVMNLLSNAYKFTFFGTIRVAVREVVGGGVEVSVTDSGIGIAEEEAPRLFERFHRVAGAPGRSVEGSGIGLAMVQELVKLHNGTVRVDSVLGQGACFTVSLPRGAVQPQSEDSAVHAAMSKHARTYVDAALRWSPENEILTDAPIDATPAGEVSPDAAPVTAARLLVVDDNADLREYMSRILRAAGHDVRLATDGQAALEAAREERPDLVLSDVMMPRLDGFGLLRALRADPDLRDTPVLMLSARAGEEARVDGIEHGADDYLTKPFSARELLARVSGNLQLARLRRETEMKLREESRTLEILNRVGSTVAAELDLNRAVQIVTDAATELTGAAFGSFFYNVLDDKGGSYMLYTLSGVPKEAFAGFPMPRNTAVFAPTFKGEGIVRVDDITQDPRYGHNVPHRGMPEGHLKVRSYLATPVQSRSGEVVGGLFFGHPEPGVFTERAERIVAGIAAQAAIAIDNARLYQAAQSEIAERAKAQSALHDLNETLERRVIETVADRDRLWELSEDLLVVADIEGRLQRVSPSWSNALGHNMHWLMSRSYVDLVHPDDVAVVSTHLAELRRTGVPVRYENRFKRIDGTWRWVAWTLALDPDTARIHGVGRDVTADKETTEALRHAEEALRMAQKMEAIGKLTGGVAHDFNNLLQVIGGNLQLLAKDVAGSEKPEQRVRNALAGVARGANLASQLLAFGRRQPLAPKVVNLGRFVRGLDDMLRRALGDGVEIETIVSGGLWNTLVDPFQVENALLNLAINARDAMNGHGKLTIEAGNAALDDAYAKRNAEVTPGQYVMLAVTDTGAGMSPEVRERVFEPFFTTKPEGQGTGLGLSMVYGFVKQSGGHVKIYSEEGHGTTIRIYLPRVRQQEDLETNIDAGPAKGGTETVLVVEDDEEVRTTVVEMLSDLGYRVLKAKDAQSALAIVESGVPIDLLFTDVVMPGPLRSTELARKARERLPAIAVLFTSGYTDNAIVHSGRLDEGIELLSKPYTHEALARKVRYVLQTQNPLAAEIAEAEQHLLEVDPPATPDSADSFAAQTRPRILLVEDDELIRASTAELLRTFDFDILEAEGEHDARQILSEHAISVMLTDVGLAGKSGIDLALEVCGERPDLRVIFLTGYDLVLTPEQRKVLPQAILLRKPYDLLDLIDALKTPLG is encoded by the coding sequence ATGAGCCACCGCGTCGAGGAGATCGCGTTGAACGAGCCGGACCGCTTCTTATCGGATGCATTGCCCGCCGACCTCGCCGCGCCGTCATTCCTTGCCGGCGGCGGCGAACTGGGCGCGCTCATCCGCGCCTACGACTGGACGCAGACGGCGCTCGGCGCGCCCGACACCTGGCCGCAAGGGCTGAAGATCGCGATCCGCATCATGCTCACATCGCGTCAGCCGATCTGGATCGGGTGGGGTGACGAGCTGATCTATTTTTACAACGACCCGTACAAATCGATCATCGGCGGCAAGCATCCGGTCGCGCTCGGCCAACCGACCAAGGTCGTCTGGCGCGAAATCTGGACCGACATCGAGCCGCTTCTGAATACCGCGCTGGCCGGCGCGGAAGGCATCTTCGTCGAACAGAAGCTGCTTATCATGGAGCGCAACGGCTTTCCCGAGGAGACGTATTACACCTTCTCGTACAGCCCCATTCCCGGCGATGACGGCGAACCCGGCGGCATTATCTGCGCCAACAGCGACGGCACCGCACAGGTGGTCGGAGAGCGGCAGTTGGCGCTGCTCAAGGAACTGGCAGCGGTCAGCCCCGACGGCCGCGACTGGCGCGAAGCATGCAAGCTCAGCGCGCGTGCCTTGCAGTCTAATCTGCAAGATCTTCCGTTCGCCTTGCTGTACGCCGCCGAACCCGGCGGCGACACGGCCACGCTGGTCGGTTCGAGCGGCATCGAGCCGGATCACCCGGCGGCGGCGCGGACAATCAAGCTCGACGGCGACTCGCTCTGGCCGGTCGGCGACGTGATGGAGATTCAGGCGCCGCAGCTTGTGCGTGATTTGACGCAGCGATTCGGCACCGAGATGCCGCGCGGGCCGTGGCATCTCGCGCCGCAGCAGGCGGTCGTTCTGCCGGTGTCGCCCGGCGGCGAGGCGACGCAAGCCGTGGTTCTGATCGCCGGCCTGAATCCTTGCCGCCTTTTCGACGACGCCTATCGCAGCTTCCTGAATCTGAGCGCCGGCCAGATCGGCGCGGCGATCGGCTACGCGCGCGCTTATGAGGAAGAGCGGCGGCGCGCGGAGGCGCTGGCTGAAATCGACCGCGCGAAAACCACGTTCTTTTCCAACATCAGCCACGAATTTCGTACGCCGTTGACGCTGATGCTCGGCCCTCTCGAAGAACTGCTCGCCAAGCCGCAACTTGCCGCGAGCGGCGACAACGCGCGGATGGGCAGCGATATCGAGGACCGCGCGCTGATCGAGATCACGCATCGCAACGGCTTGCGGCTGCTCAAGCTCGTCAACGCGCTGCTGGATTTTTCGCGCATCGAAGCGGGCCGCATGCAGAGCCATCCGCAACCCACGGATATCGCGTCCTTCACGGCCGAACTCGCATCGCTGTTCCAGTCCGCGATCGAAACAGCGGGCCTGCGGCTCGAGGTCGAGATTCCGGCCGCGCCCGTGGTCGTGCAACTCGACCGCGAGATGTGGGAAAAGGTCGTGATGAACCTGCTGTCCAACGCCTACAAGTTCACGTTCTTCGGCACGATTCGTGTCGCGGTTCGTGAGGTCGTTGGCGGTGGCGTCGAGGTTAGCGTGACGGATAGCGGGATCGGTATTGCCGAAGAAGAAGCGCCGCGCCTCTTCGAGCGCTTTCATCGCGTGGCGGGCGCGCCCGGACGCTCGGTCGAAGGCAGTGGCATTGGGCTCGCGATGGTGCAGGAACTCGTGAAGCTGCACAACGGTACGGTGCGGGTCGACAGTGTGCTGGGCCAGGGGGCGTGCTTCACCGTCTCTCTGCCGCGTGGCGCCGTGCAGCCCCAGTCCGAAGACTCAGCCGTGCATGCCGCCATGAGCAAACACGCGCGCACCTATGTCGATGCCGCGTTGCGCTGGAGTCCGGAGAACGAAATCCTCACCGATGCGCCAATCGATGCGACGCCGGCCGGCGAGGTGTCGCCCGACGCCGCGCCGGTCACTGCCGCGCGGCTCCTGGTTGTCGACGACAATGCGGACTTGCGTGAGTACATGAGCCGCATCTTGCGTGCGGCAGGGCACGACGTGCGTCTTGCGACCGACGGCCAGGCCGCGCTCGAAGCCGCGCGCGAGGAGCGTCCCGATCTGGTGCTCTCCGACGTGATGATGCCGCGCCTCGACGGCTTTGGCCTGCTGCGTGCACTGCGCGCCGATCCGGACCTGCGCGACACGCCGGTGCTGATGCTGTCCGCCCGCGCGGGCGAGGAAGCGCGCGTGGACGGCATCGAGCACGGGGCCGACGACTATCTGACCAAACCCTTCTCGGCGCGCGAACTGCTGGCCCGCGTGTCGGGCAACCTGCAACTCGCCCGCTTGCGCCGCGAGACCGAGATGAAGCTGCGCGAGGAATCGCGCACGCTGGAGATTCTCAATCGCGTGGGCTCGACGGTGGCGGCCGAACTCGATCTGAACCGCGCGGTGCAGATCGTGACGGACGCGGCCACCGAACTGACCGGCGCCGCGTTCGGTTCGTTCTTCTATAACGTGCTCGACGACAAGGGCGGCAGCTACATGCTGTACACGCTGTCCGGTGTGCCGAAGGAAGCGTTTGCGGGCTTTCCGATGCCGCGCAACACGGCGGTGTTTGCACCGACGTTCAAGGGCGAAGGCATCGTTCGCGTCGACGACATTACTCAGGATCCGCGTTATGGCCATAACGTGCCGCATCGTGGCATGCCGGAAGGCCACCTGAAGGTGCGCAGCTATCTGGCCACGCCCGTGCAGTCGCGTAGCGGGGAGGTGGTCGGCGGCCTGTTCTTCGGCCATCCGGAGCCTGGCGTATTCACCGAACGCGCCGAGCGGATCGTGGCCGGTATCGCCGCGCAAGCGGCCATTGCCATCGACAACGCGCGTCTGTACCAGGCCGCGCAAAGCGAAATCGCCGAGCGCGCCAAAGCGCAAAGCGCGCTGCACGATCTGAACGAAACGCTGGAGCGCCGTGTGATCGAGACGGTGGCGGACCGCGACCGTCTGTGGGAGTTGAGCGAAGATCTACTGGTGGTGGCCGATATCGAAGGCCGTTTGCAGCGCGTGAGTCCGTCGTGGAGCAATGCGCTCGGCCATAACATGCATTGGCTCATGTCACGTTCCTACGTCGACCTGGTTCACCCGGACGATGTCGCGGTCGTCAGCACGCATCTGGCCGAATTGCGTCGCACGGGCGTGCCGGTGCGCTATGAAAACCGCTTCAAGCGGATCGACGGTACGTGGCGCTGGGTCGCGTGGACGCTCGCGCTCGATCCCGACACGGCGCGCATTCACGGCGTGGGCCGCGACGTCACCGCCGACAAGGAAACCACCGAGGCGCTGCGCCACGCCGAAGAAGCGCTGCGCATGGCGCAGAAGATGGAAGCGATCGGCAAGCTCACGGGCGGCGTCGCGCACGACTTCAACAATCTGCTGCAGGTGATAGGCGGCAATCTGCAACTGCTGGCGAAAGACGTCGCCGGTTCCGAGAAGCCCGAGCAGCGCGTGCGCAATGCGCTGGCGGGCGTGGCCCGCGGCGCGAACCTCGCCTCGCAGTTGCTGGCGTTCGGGCGGCGTCAGCCGCTCGCGCCGAAGGTCGTCAATCTCGGCCGCTTCGTGCGCGGACTCGACGACATGTTGCGACGCGCGCTCGGCGACGGCGTCGAAATCGAAACGATCGTGTCGGGCGGCTTGTGGAATACGCTGGTCGATCCCTTCCAGGTCGAGAACGCGCTGCTGAACCTCGCGATCAACGCGCGCGACGCGATGAACGGCCACGGCAAGCTCACGATCGAAGCCGGCAACGCCGCGCTCGACGACGCCTACGCCAAGCGCAACGCGGAAGTTACGCCGGGCCAATACGTGATGCTGGCCGTCACCGACACGGGCGCCGGAATGTCGCCGGAAGTGCGCGAGCGCGTGTTCGAGCCGTTCTTCACGACCAAGCCCGAAGGTCAGGGCACCGGCCTCGGCTTGAGCATGGTATATGGCTTCGTCAAGCAGTCGGGCGGCCATGTGAAGATTTACAGCGAGGAGGGGCACGGTACGACGATTCGCATCTATCTGCCGCGGGTGCGCCAGCAGGAAGACCTCGAAACGAATATCGACGCCGGTCCCGCGAAGGGCGGCACGGAAACGGTTCTGGTGGTGGAGGACGACGAGGAAGTGCGCACGACGGTGGTCGAAATGCTGTCCGATCTCGGCTATCGCGTGCTGAAAGCGAAAGACGCGCAAAGCGCGCTCGCGATCGTCGAAAGCGGCGTGCCGATCGACTTGCTGTTCACCGATGTGGTAATGCCCGGCCCGCTGCGCAGCACCGAACTCGCCCGCAAGGCGCGCGAACGGTTGCCCGCGATCGCGGTGCTGTTCACGTCGGGCTATACGGACAACGCGATCGTGCATTCCGGGCGGCTCGATGAAGGCATCGAATTGCTCAGCAAGCCCTACACGCACGAAGCATTGGCGCGCAAAGTCCGCTATGTGCTGCAAACGCAGAATCCACTGGCGGCCGAAATCGCCGAGGCCGAGCAGCATCTTCTTGAGGTCGATCCCCCTGCCACTCCGGATAGCGCCGACAGTTTCGCGGCTCAGACGCGGCCACGGATTCTGCTGGTGGAAGACGACGAACTGATTCGCGCGAGCACCGCCGAATTGCTGCGCACGTTCGACTTCGACATTCTGGAGGCCGAAGGCGAGCACGACGCCAGGCAGATTCTCAGCGAACATGCGATCAGCGTGATGCTCACCGACGTAGGGCTGGCGGGCAAGTCGGGCATCGATCTGGCGCTGGAGGTGTGTGGCGAGCGGCCCGATCTGCGCGTGATCTTTTTGACCGGCTACGACCTCGTGCTGACGCCGGAGCAGCGCAAGGTATTGCCGCAGGCCATCTTGTTGCGCAAGCCCTATGATCTGCTCGATCTCATCGATGCGCTGAAAACGCCGCTCGGCTGA
- a CDS encoding nitroreductase → MTTSDNAVDTALITRRSIRAFLPTPVPRGEIEAILEAASRAPSGTNTQPWKVYVVTGESLARLSGALLAAHDDPQRDALYQEEYPYYPHQWVSPYIDRRRKIGWDLYGLLGIGKGDKARMHEQHAQNYRFFGAPVGLFFTIDRVLERGSWLDYGMFLQAIMTAARGRGLDTCPQAAFTPFHRVIAAHLGLPPEEQLVCGMSLGFADESALVNTLRTEREPVERFTRFLD, encoded by the coding sequence ATGACCACATCCGATAACGCCGTCGACACCGCGCTCATCACGCGGCGTTCCATTCGCGCCTTTCTGCCTACACCGGTGCCACGCGGCGAAATCGAAGCCATTCTCGAAGCCGCCAGCCGCGCGCCTTCGGGTACCAACACGCAACCGTGGAAAGTCTATGTGGTGACGGGCGAGTCGCTCGCGCGCCTCTCGGGGGCCTTGCTCGCCGCCCACGACGACCCGCAGCGCGACGCGCTGTACCAGGAAGAGTATCCGTACTACCCGCATCAATGGGTGTCGCCGTATATCGACCGGCGCCGCAAAATCGGCTGGGATCTGTATGGCCTGCTCGGCATCGGAAAGGGCGACAAGGCGCGCATGCATGAGCAGCATGCGCAGAACTACCGCTTCTTCGGCGCACCGGTGGGCTTGTTCTTCACCATCGACCGGGTATTGGAGCGCGGCAGCTGGCTCGACTATGGCATGTTCCTGCAGGCGATCATGACGGCCGCGCGCGGACGTGGTCTCGATACCTGTCCGCAGGCCGCGTTTACGCCGTTTCATCGCGTGATTGCGGCACACCTCGGCCTGCCGCCCGAAGAACAACTGGTGTGCGGCATGTCCCTCGGCTTTGCTGACGAAAGCGCGCTGGTCAACACGTTGCGCACCGAGCGTGAACCGGTTGAGCGGTTCACGCGATTTCTCGATTGA
- a CDS encoding high-potential iron-sulfur protein, translating to MKTSRRHFLLLGVSAGSALALARTAFAETANTLSEADPKAQAVGYKEDASKVDKAKFPGYTAGQNCGNCSLFQGKATDTYGGCTLFGDKQVAARGWCSSYSNM from the coding sequence ATGAAAACATCGCGCCGCCATTTTCTGCTGCTGGGCGTGAGCGCGGGCTCAGCGCTCGCACTCGCCCGTACCGCTTTCGCCGAGACCGCGAATACGCTCAGCGAAGCCGATCCGAAGGCGCAAGCCGTCGGCTATAAGGAGGACGCTTCCAAGGTCGACAAGGCGAAATTCCCCGGCTACACCGCCGGACAGAATTGCGGCAACTGCTCGCTGTTCCAGGGCAAAGCCACCGATACATACGGCGGCTGCACGCTGTTCGGCGACAAACAGGTCGCCGCGCGCGGCTGGTGCAGTTCGTATTCGAATATGTGA
- a CDS encoding DOPA 4,5-dioxygenase family protein, with the protein MTFRDTSAIASWHAHVYFDASTRDAAWTFREQIEAHWSGKLQMGRFHERPVGPHPMWSYQLAFTQDQFADLVGWLTLNHGSLDIFLHPNTGDALRDHRDAAVWIGHSHELVLSALG; encoded by the coding sequence ATGACCTTTCGCGACACTTCCGCCATCGCTAGCTGGCACGCCCATGTGTACTTCGATGCGAGCACCCGCGACGCCGCGTGGACCTTCCGCGAGCAGATCGAAGCGCACTGGAGCGGCAAGCTGCAAATGGGCCGCTTTCACGAGCGCCCGGTCGGACCGCATCCCATGTGGTCGTATCAGCTTGCATTTACGCAGGACCAGTTCGCCGATCTGGTCGGCTGGCTCACGCTGAATCACGGCTCGCTGGATATCTTCCTGCACCCCAACACCGGCGACGCACTGCGCGATCACCGCGACGCCGCCGTATGGATCGGCCATTCGCACGAACTGGTGCTGAGCGCGCTCGGCTAA
- a CDS encoding GNAT family N-acetyltransferase yields MPAQEPGFTLRPALDSDIPFLFDLRKATMTEHLARVGEPSDDTEHRARLLHRYDTARVICIDGEPAGLLKAHRTGAGWVVVQLQITPALQGRGIGERALHWVLRAAQADALPVTLKVLKGNPAMRLYERLGFEIVGKDERQFYMRRAPRASAEIEAE; encoded by the coding sequence ATGCCCGCTCAAGAACCCGGCTTCACCCTGCGCCCGGCGCTGGACTCGGACATACCCTTCCTGTTCGATCTGCGCAAGGCGACCATGACTGAGCACCTCGCGCGCGTTGGCGAACCGTCGGACGATACCGAGCATCGCGCGCGTCTGCTGCATCGTTATGACACGGCGCGCGTAATTTGCATCGACGGCGAACCGGCCGGTTTGCTCAAGGCGCATCGCACCGGCGCCGGATGGGTCGTCGTGCAATTGCAGATCACGCCGGCACTTCAGGGGCGCGGCATCGGCGAACGCGCGCTGCATTGGGTATTGCGCGCCGCGCAGGCCGACGCATTGCCGGTCACCCTCAAGGTGCTCAAAGGCAATCCCGCGATGCGGCTCTACGAGCGGCTCGGCTTCGAGATCGTCGGCAAAGATGAGAGACAGTTTTACATGAGGCGCGCGCCGCGCGCGTCGGCGGAAATTGAAGCAGAATGA
- a CDS encoding DUF1488 domain-containing protein: protein MEIIELEPSVSADGRAVIFQLSTRGRDLECAVTREALEQHFWLQRDAGEERVLKTFADGRKRITAVAERKMLARPGEKVLLTISDFVARG, encoded by the coding sequence ATGGAGATTATCGAGCTTGAGCCAAGCGTCTCGGCAGACGGACGCGCGGTGATTTTCCAGCTTTCGACGCGAGGACGGGACCTCGAGTGCGCCGTCACGCGTGAGGCCTTGGAGCAGCATTTCTGGCTGCAACGCGACGCCGGCGAGGAGCGCGTATTGAAGACTTTCGCGGACGGGCGCAAACGCATCACCGCTGTGGCGGAGAGAAAGATGCTGGCGCGGCCGGGCGAAAAAGTGCTGCTGACGATCAGCGACTTCGTCGCTCGAGGTTGA
- a CDS encoding YciI family protein — MSYMLLIVEPPNQRIERGEAAGREVYDQMVRFAADLKERGKLVAVESLTSSSDAVRVQVRDGQPKLLDGPFAEAKEMIGGFFLLNCDTREEAVAIAQACPAATWCTVEVRKLGPCFA, encoded by the coding sequence ATGTCTTATATGCTGCTCATCGTCGAACCCCCGAACCAACGCATTGAACGCGGTGAAGCTGCGGGCCGCGAAGTCTACGACCAGATGGTCCGTTTCGCCGCCGATCTGAAAGAGCGCGGCAAACTGGTCGCAGTCGAGTCGCTCACGTCCTCTAGCGACGCGGTCCGAGTGCAGGTCCGCGACGGCCAGCCGAAACTGCTCGACGGCCCGTTCGCCGAGGCTAAAGAGATGATCGGCGGGTTCTTCCTCCTCAACTGCGATACCCGTGAAGAAGCCGTGGCTATCGCCCAAGCTTGCCCGGCGGCCACGTGGTGCACCGTCGAAGTCCGCAAGCTCGGACCTTGTTTCGCCTAG
- a CDS encoding YciI family protein: MRFMILVKATAASEAGEMPEASLMAAMGAYHEELAKAGVLLDATGLQPSSKGWRIRYSGGKRSVVDGPFAETKELLAGYTLIQVRSREEAMEWARRFPAPFGEQADGEIEVRQLFELDDFEPGPELDRFRELEAGKR, encoded by the coding sequence ATGCGATTCATGATCCTTGTAAAAGCGACGGCCGCGAGCGAAGCCGGGGAGATGCCGGAAGCGTCCCTCATGGCCGCAATGGGCGCGTACCACGAAGAACTGGCGAAAGCCGGCGTGCTGCTCGACGCCACCGGTCTGCAACCGAGTTCTAAAGGCTGGCGCATACGCTACAGCGGCGGCAAGCGTTCGGTGGTCGACGGCCCGTTTGCGGAAACCAAGGAACTGCTTGCCGGCTACACGCTGATCCAGGTGCGCTCGCGTGAAGAAGCCATGGAATGGGCGCGGCGTTTTCCGGCGCCGTTCGGCGAGCAAGCCGACGGCGAAATCGAAGTGCGTCAGTTGTTCGAACTCGACGACTTCGAGCCCGGCCCCGAGCTGGACCGCTTCCGCGAACTGGAAGCCGGCAAGCGCTGA
- a CDS encoding VOC family protein — translation MHKQIYVNLAVNDLERSKAFFSAIGLRFEPQFTNEQAACLILGENIYAMLLVKDLFKSFTRKSLCDPKESTEALVGLSCESREEVDAMVARALAAGGAIPRAPQDYGFMYGHGFEDIDGHIWELIYMDPNAKAAG, via the coding sequence ATGCATAAGCAGATCTACGTCAATCTCGCGGTGAATGACCTCGAACGGTCGAAAGCCTTTTTCAGCGCGATCGGCTTGAGGTTCGAGCCGCAATTCACGAACGAGCAGGCGGCCTGTCTGATCCTCGGCGAAAACATCTACGCGATGTTGCTGGTCAAGGACCTGTTCAAGTCGTTCACGCGCAAATCGCTGTGCGACCCGAAGGAGAGCACGGAGGCGCTGGTGGGCCTGTCGTGTGAAAGCCGGGAAGAGGTGGATGCGATGGTCGCGCGAGCGCTCGCCGCGGGCGGCGCGATACCGCGCGCGCCGCAGGATTATGGTTTCATGTACGGGCATGGCTTCGAAGATATCGACGGCCACATCTGGGAGCTCATCTACATGGACCCGAACGCCAAGGCGGCGGGCTGA
- a CDS encoding RNA polymerase sigma factor: protein MTTAATHRAIEAVWRIESAKVIAHVARIVRDVGLAEELAQDALVAALEHWPDAGVPDNPGAWLMATAKNRALDRLRQEALHARKHQELGHDLDALEAHLVPDFVDALDAARADDIGDDLLRLVFTACHPVLSTDARVALTLRLLGGLTTDEIARAFLVPEPTIAQRIVRAKRTLSAAKVPFEVPQADARAPRLASVLQVIYLIFNEGYSATAGDDWMRPALCEEALRLGRVLSGLVPDESEVHGLVALMEIQASRTHARTDARGRPVLLLDQDRSRWDPLLIRRGLAALDSAHALGGASGPYALQAALAACHARARRADDTDWVQIVALYDALSQVAPSPVVELNRAVAVGMAFGPAAGLEIVDVLATDAALANYHWLPSVRGDLLAKLGRVDEARAEFERAAGMTRNARERELLLERARGIAH, encoded by the coding sequence GTGACGACGGCAGCCACCCACCGTGCCATCGAGGCAGTCTGGCGGATCGAATCCGCCAAGGTCATCGCCCACGTCGCGCGAATCGTGCGTGACGTGGGGCTCGCCGAAGAACTGGCGCAAGACGCCCTGGTGGCCGCGCTCGAACATTGGCCCGACGCGGGCGTGCCCGACAATCCTGGAGCGTGGCTGATGGCGACCGCAAAGAACCGCGCCCTCGACCGCTTGCGGCAGGAAGCGTTGCATGCTCGCAAGCATCAGGAGCTGGGTCACGATCTCGACGCGCTGGAGGCTCATCTCGTGCCCGATTTCGTCGATGCCCTCGATGCCGCTCGCGCCGACGATATCGGCGACGATCTGCTGCGGCTGGTGTTCACCGCGTGCCATCCGGTGCTCTCCACCGACGCGCGCGTCGCGCTCACCCTGCGGCTGCTCGGCGGCCTCACCACGGACGAAATCGCGCGCGCGTTTCTCGTGCCGGAGCCGACCATCGCACAGCGTATCGTGCGCGCCAAGCGCACGCTCTCGGCCGCCAAGGTGCCGTTCGAAGTGCCCCAGGCGGACGCGCGCGCGCCGCGGCTCGCCTCGGTGCTGCAAGTCATCTATCTGATTTTCAACGAAGGCTATTCGGCCACTGCCGGCGACGACTGGATGCGTCCGGCGCTATGCGAGGAAGCGCTGCGGCTTGGCCGCGTGCTGAGCGGTCTCGTGCCGGATGAGAGCGAAGTGCATGGCCTTGTCGCGCTGATGGAAATTCAGGCGTCGCGCACGCATGCACGCACGGATGCGCGAGGCCGCCCCGTGCTGCTGCTCGATCAGGACCGCAGCCGCTGGGATCCACTGCTGATCCGTCGCGGGCTCGCCGCGCTCGACAGCGCGCATGCGTTGGGCGGCGCGAGCGGCCCCTACGCGCTGCAGGCGGCGCTTGCAGCGTGTCATGCGCGTGCGCGTCGCGCGGACGATACCGACTGGGTGCAGATCGTCGCGTTGTATGACGCGCTTTCACAGGTGGCGCCGTCGCCGGTGGTCGAGTTGAATCGCGCGGTGGCGGTCGGCATGGCGTTCGGCCCGGCTGCCGGACTGGAGATCGTCGACGTGCTGGCAACCGATGCCGCGCTCGCGAACTACCACTGGTTGCCGAGCGTGCGTGGCGATCTGCTGGCGAAACTCGGCCGCGTGGATGAGGCGCGTGCCGAATTCGAACGTGCGGCCGGTATGACGCGCAATGCGCGTGAGCGCGAATTGTTGCTCGAGCGTGCGCGCGGCATTGCACATTGA
- a CDS encoding class I SAM-dependent methyltransferase: MRETIDPSDEVTTANLEANILLPQLGCPAGKIGIAVGDMLERSNRAVIETAFDLLDLHANERVLEVGLGNGGHIAYVLDQAARLRFTGIDLSPTMIAVARCRNAAFVRDGQVRLETADVAAMPFAAASFDKAVTINSTCFWPDLTAGLAEIRRVLQVDGTLVIAAITPGAAIEMPFAEYGFTVHDATALEAACVAAGFDRIGITRFVEPLSDPPQQYGPREFYLLRACAV, translated from the coding sequence GTGAGAGAAACTATTGATCCGTCAGACGAGGTGACGACCGCCAACCTCGAAGCAAACATTCTCCTTCCCCAGCTCGGCTGCCCGGCAGGCAAGATCGGCATAGCGGTCGGCGACATGCTGGAACGCTCGAATCGCGCGGTTATCGAAACGGCATTCGATCTGCTCGATCTGCACGCAAACGAGCGCGTGCTCGAAGTTGGCCTCGGCAACGGCGGGCATATCGCCTACGTGCTCGATCAGGCCGCGAGGCTGCGTTTCACCGGTATCGATCTATCGCCTACCATGATCGCCGTCGCTCGTTGCCGCAACGCGGCTTTCGTGCGCGACGGCCAGGTCAGGCTCGAAACCGCGGACGTCGCCGCCATGCCGTTCGCCGCCGCTTCGTTCGACAAGGCCGTCACGATCAACAGTACGTGCTTCTGGCCCGACCTGACCGCCGGCCTGGCGGAGATTCGCCGCGTGTTGCAAGTGGACGGCACGCTGGTGATCGCGGCCATCACGCCGGGTGCCGCGATTGAGATGCCGTTTGCCGAGTACGGCTTCACGGTGCATGACGCAACGGCGCTGGAGGCCGCCTGCGTGGCCGCGGGTTTCGATCGGATCGGCATCACCCGCTTCGTCGAGCCGCTCAGCGACCCGCCGCAGCAGTATGGCCCGCGGGAGTTTTATCTGCTTAGGGCGTGCGCCGTCTGA